The Actinopolyspora erythraea genome has a segment encoding these proteins:
- a CDS encoding DUF3558 family protein, translating into MRPRNGWTKTTSAAAYLLAAVFLTSSCGTAEGGGDGSTTEPPTTSRDVESVSKENNSDLAEKKACEMLTRNNRENLNLRKGEPQDIGTARSCVYMTRGSPIESIPVAIDIREEQSLDSFNEAYGEATDTRIEERRAKIQCSYGNCLIAIRVDDQSRVDVTATDATDQRRARELATRTARTVIGNLPRQ; encoded by the coding sequence ATGAGACCTAGGAACGGGTGGACGAAAACGACCTCCGCGGCGGCGTATCTGCTGGCAGCAGTGTTCTTGACCAGTTCGTGCGGCACAGCGGAGGGCGGAGGCGACGGGAGCACAACCGAGCCCCCCACCACCTCGAGGGACGTCGAAAGCGTCTCGAAGGAGAACAACTCCGATCTTGCCGAGAAAAAAGCATGCGAAATGCTCACCCGGAACAACCGGGAAAACCTCAACCTCCGAAAAGGGGAACCGCAGGACATCGGGACGGCGCGGAGTTGCGTCTACATGACCCGAGGAAGCCCAATAGAATCCATACCAGTAGCGATAGACATCCGGGAGGAACAAAGCCTGGACAGCTTCAACGAAGCATACGGAGAAGCAACGGACACGAGAATCGAGGAACGGAGGGCAAAAATACAGTGCAGCTACGGGAACTGCCTGATAGCGATCCGCGTCGACGACCAGTCCCGCGTGGACGTGACCGCGACTGACGCGACCGACCAGCGGCGAGCCAGGGAACTGGCGACCAGAACGGCGAGGACGGTGATCGGGAACCTTCCACGACAGTGA
- a CDS encoding DUF5318 family protein yields MGVRTQRQVVDYALRRRSLLARLHAGRVRVTDVCDAGPYLLQAAKFHGEPSDVICPVCRKERVTYVSWVFGEQLKHADNSARSNAELARMATMFEEFNVFVVEVCRTCNWNHLVQSYVLGTGGHHGRGRGRRTVAE; encoded by the coding sequence GTGGGCGTGCGGACCCAACGGCAGGTGGTGGATTACGCGTTGCGGCGTCGGTCGCTGCTCGCGCGACTCCACGCTGGCCGGGTGAGGGTGACGGATGTCTGCGACGCGGGCCCGTATCTGCTGCAGGCCGCCAAGTTCCACGGCGAGCCCAGTGACGTGATCTGCCCGGTGTGCCGCAAGGAACGGGTGACCTACGTCTCCTGGGTGTTCGGCGAACAGCTCAAACACGCCGACAATTCGGCCCGGAGCAACGCGGAACTGGCTCGTATGGCCACCATGTTCGAAGAGTTCAACGTGTTCGTCGTCGAGGTTTGTCGTACATGTAACTGGAACCACCTGGTGCAGTCATACGTCCTCGGGACCGGGGGTCACCACGGCCGCGGTCGGGGACGCAGGACCGTTGCCGAATGA
- a CDS encoding DUF3558 domain-containing protein, translating to MTQHNSKANTARSVLAPLAALALLTAAGCGGDGTGSPQRSPTSSVTASSHATSEPETEGNESETTGSATSQPNSSSEEDGGGSDENGDSGTGTGSGDDAPAPGNGDGSGSPGKRPAATLADIDPCALLTTAQRDELGLPRATANKKEGKSRSCEFNPPEGSGPNTSALIVIHEEKGLNTFSGMTGEAERTRIAGHESKIQCEYGNCLIGIAVTENSRVDVQSTVLGDDAATEKLGNRIAKMVTVNLSSS from the coding sequence ATGACGCAGCACAACTCGAAGGCCAACACCGCCAGAAGCGTCCTCGCGCCACTGGCGGCTCTCGCACTGCTGACCGCCGCGGGCTGCGGTGGCGACGGAACCGGTTCGCCCCAGCGGTCGCCCACTTCCTCCGTCACCGCCTCGTCGCATGCGACCTCCGAGCCCGAGACGGAGGGGAACGAATCGGAAACCACGGGGTCGGCGACCTCGCAACCGAACTCCTCCTCCGAGGAGGACGGTGGTGGTTCGGACGAGAACGGCGACTCCGGCACGGGGACGGGCAGCGGGGACGACGCGCCCGCCCCGGGGAACGGCGACGGTTCCGGCTCTCCGGGGAAGCGGCCCGCGGCGACGCTGGCGGACATCGATCCGTGCGCCCTGTTGACCACCGCGCAGCGCGACGAACTCGGATTACCGAGGGCCACCGCCAACAAGAAGGAAGGCAAGAGCCGAAGCTGCGAATTCAATCCCCCGGAGGGCAGCGGCCCCAACACCAGCGCGCTGATCGTGATACACGAGGAGAAGGGACTGAACACCTTCAGCGGTATGACCGGTGAGGCCGAGAGAACCCGGATCGCCGGACACGAGTCGAAGATCCAGTGCGAGTACGGCAACTGCCTGATCGGAATCGCTGTCACGGAAAACTCGCGAGTTGACGTGCAGTCCACGGTACTGGGAGACGACGCCGCTACCGAAAAACTGGGCAACCGAATCGCGAAAATGGTCACCGTGAACCTCTCCAGCTCCTAG
- a CDS encoding PadR family transcriptional regulator, translating to MLELAVLGLLHEAPMHGYELRKRLQEIRAFSCGTVYPTLRRMRRSGLIEETQDEQDARRSRRARRVYRLTERGRDRFVELVEDCGPRACQDEAFDVRLAFFARTPAPIRMRILESRRRRVEQRREGQRAILARADEQCDRYTAQLHRLGLDHSELEVRWLDELIAHERAEQGAGRPETAGDRLARGLDRDTTNGT from the coding sequence ATGCTCGAACTCGCGGTGCTGGGACTGCTACACGAAGCGCCGATGCACGGTTACGAGCTGCGCAAGCGGCTCCAGGAGATCCGCGCGTTCTCCTGCGGAACGGTCTACCCGACGTTGCGGCGGATGCGGCGGTCGGGGCTGATCGAGGAAACCCAGGACGAGCAGGACGCACGGCGGTCACGGCGGGCTCGGCGTGTCTACCGGCTCACCGAGCGGGGAAGGGACCGCTTCGTCGAGCTGGTCGAGGACTGCGGGCCGCGAGCGTGCCAGGACGAGGCGTTCGACGTGCGGCTGGCTTTCTTCGCGCGGACCCCGGCGCCGATCCGGATGCGGATTCTGGAGAGCCGTCGTCGGCGCGTGGAGCAGCGCCGGGAAGGACAGCGGGCGATCCTGGCCAGAGCCGACGAGCAGTGCGACCGGTACACGGCGCAGCTGCACCGCCTGGGCCTGGATCACAGCGAACTGGAGGTTCGCTGGCTGGACGAACTGATCGCGCACGAGCGGGCCGAGCAGGGTGCCGGTCGGCCCGAGACCGCGGGTGATCGGCTCGCCCGGGGCTTGGACAGGGACACGACGAACGGGACATGA
- a CDS encoding helix-turn-helix domain-containing protein, whose amino-acid sequence MTRLLSPAVYRRMIAFELQRMRKAADITQQEAAEKLGCSRVRINHFESMRNLPRSADVEVLLPYYGAAERVEEFRDVIAMLKDVPHASDLARLAEVPRGFDIYLGLEQGAHSIRSYEAMIFPGLLQTPEYAGALMRGHDDDLPEEEAHRRTELRLARQQVLARQGTPLELTTVIDESVLRRRIGDARIMREQFDHLLEMSARNNITVRILGADVGVHPALHGPFTLMDFAIPGDPGVVYLEDRLGGRYYEDADEIDEYIGVMEHLLARSLEESESRRLLRQAREELIR is encoded by the coding sequence ATGACGCGACTGCTCAGCCCCGCCGTGTACCGCCGAATGATCGCCTTCGAACTGCAGCGGATGCGCAAGGCCGCCGACATCACCCAGCAGGAGGCGGCGGAGAAACTCGGCTGCTCCCGGGTGCGCATCAACCACTTCGAGTCGATGCGCAACCTCCCCCGCTCCGCGGACGTGGAGGTGCTGCTGCCCTACTACGGAGCCGCCGAACGCGTTGAGGAGTTCCGGGACGTCATCGCCATGCTCAAGGACGTCCCGCACGCCTCCGACCTCGCTCGGCTGGCCGAGGTCCCCCGGGGATTCGACATCTACCTCGGACTCGAACAGGGAGCGCACAGCATCCGCTCCTACGAGGCGATGATCTTTCCGGGGCTGTTGCAGACCCCCGAGTACGCCGGAGCCCTGATGCGCGGGCACGACGACGACCTCCCCGAGGAGGAGGCGCACCGCAGGACCGAGCTCAGGCTGGCCAGACAACAGGTTCTGGCCCGGCAGGGCACCCCTCTCGAGCTGACGACCGTCATCGACGAGTCGGTGCTGCGCAGGCGGATCGGCGACGCGCGGATCATGCGGGAGCAGTTCGACCACCTGCTGGAGATGTCGGCGAGGAACAACATCACGGTGCGGATCCTCGGCGCGGACGTCGGCGTGCACCCAGCGCTGCACGGGCCCTTCACGCTGATGGACTTCGCCATCCCGGGAGATCCGGGAGTGGTCTACCTGGAGGACCGGCTGGGCGGAAGGTACTACGAGGACGCCGACGAAATAGACGAGTACATCGGCGTCATGGAACACCTCCTCGCGCGGTCCCTGGAGGAGAGCGAGTCACGAAGGCTGCTCCGACAGGCGCGAGAGGAGCTCATCCGTTGA
- a CDS encoding inositol-3-phosphate synthase has protein sequence MGGDRHDEATTGKVRVAIVGVGNCAASLVQGVQYYGQMDPSGRVPGLMHVDFGGYHVGDLEFVAAFDVDAKKVGRDLSEAVVASQNNTMKIADVPPLGVSVQRGHTLDGLGQFYSETIEESEEQPVDVVEALRESRADVLVSYLPVGSEEADKFYARAALRAGVAFVNALPVFIASDPEWAREFTEAGVPIVGDDIKSQVGATITHRVLTKLFEDRGVHLDRTMQLNVGGNMDFLNMKELGRLESKKTSKTNSVTSQVRRDMGDRNVHIGPSDYVPWLDDRKWAYIRLEGRAFGDAPVNLEYKLEVWDSPNSAGIIIDAIRAAKIAADRGIGGPVLSASSYFMKSPPEQYSDSEAYEAVESFIAGES, from the coding sequence ATGGGCGGAGATCGTCACGACGAGGCGACGACCGGCAAGGTCCGGGTGGCGATCGTCGGTGTGGGCAACTGCGCCGCGTCGCTGGTACAGGGTGTGCAGTACTACGGGCAGATGGACCCGAGCGGTCGGGTCCCCGGCCTGATGCACGTGGATTTCGGGGGTTACCACGTCGGTGACCTGGAGTTCGTCGCAGCGTTCGACGTCGACGCGAAGAAGGTCGGCCGCGACCTGTCCGAGGCCGTGGTTGCGAGCCAGAACAACACGATGAAGATCGCCGACGTCCCGCCGCTGGGCGTGTCGGTGCAGCGCGGCCACACGCTGGACGGGCTGGGCCAGTTCTACTCCGAGACCATCGAGGAGTCCGAGGAGCAGCCCGTCGACGTCGTCGAGGCGCTGCGCGAGTCCCGGGCCGACGTGCTGGTTTCCTACCTGCCGGTGGGCTCGGAGGAGGCCGACAAGTTCTACGCGCGGGCAGCGCTGCGGGCCGGTGTGGCCTTCGTCAACGCGCTGCCGGTGTTCATCGCCTCCGACCCCGAGTGGGCGCGCGAGTTCACCGAGGCGGGGGTGCCGATCGTGGGCGACGACATCAAGTCCCAGGTGGGGGCGACCATCACCCACCGGGTGCTCACCAAGCTGTTCGAGGACCGCGGCGTGCACCTGGACCGCACGATGCAGCTCAACGTCGGCGGCAACATGGACTTCCTCAACATGAAGGAGCTCGGCAGGCTCGAGTCCAAGAAGACGTCCAAGACGAACTCGGTCACCTCGCAGGTGCGGCGTGACATGGGCGACCGCAACGTGCACATCGGTCCTTCGGACTACGTCCCCTGGCTGGACGATCGCAAGTGGGCCTACATCCGGCTGGAGGGGCGTGCCTTCGGGGACGCTCCGGTCAACCTGGAGTACAAGCTGGAGGTGTGGGACTCGCCCAACTCGGCGGGCATCATCATCGACGCGATCCGGGCGGCCAAGATCGCGGCCGACCGTGGGATCGGCGGTCCGGTGCTGTCGGCCTCGTCCTACTTCATGAAGTCCCCGCCGGAGCAGTACTCCGACTCGGAGGCCTACGAGGCGGTGGAGTCCTTCATCGCGGGGGAGAGCTGA
- a CDS encoding DUF397 domain-containing protein, whose amino-acid sequence MNTQRKPGNAKWRKSSYSATQGQCVEVAPRSGAVWLRNDSFGGAGPVLMFERARFGAFLGALKDGRFDH is encoded by the coding sequence TTGAACACACAGCGGAAACCGGGGAACGCGAAGTGGCGCAAGTCCAGCTACAGCGCCACCCAGGGGCAGTGCGTCGAGGTGGCGCCGCGCAGCGGCGCCGTCTGGCTGCGAAACGACAGCTTCGGCGGGGCCGGTCCGGTGCTGATGTTCGAGCGCGCCCGGTTCGGCGCCTTTCTGGGCGCTCTCAAGGACGGCCGGTTCGACCACTGA
- a CDS encoding glucose 1-dehydrogenase, whose protein sequence is MKAATVIPGKPGSSAVDELPDPSPEPGELLVEGLLAGVCPTDTEVVESEHGIPPPGGGRMVLFHESLGRVRHAPAISGFREGDHVVGVVRRPDPLPCAACAAGQWDFCRNDEFTECGIRGLDGFGSQRWTVEPRFAIPVPSSLGELGVLTEPASIVEKAWEQAEFVMRRSYFTPRRVLVTGAGPIGLLAALLGRQRELEVHVMDRVSGGVKPDLVRELGAYYHNSLDELDSAPDLVFETTGSGEVVFDVLRRTGRNAVTVLLGISGGDQTMRIPAGTVNDGLVLENATLLGSVSANLRHYHGAVQALDDADRGWLNGLISRRVPLSDWQRALRAERDDVKVTVRLAD, encoded by the coding sequence TTGAAGGCGGCGACCGTGATTCCGGGAAAACCGGGTTCCTCGGCCGTCGACGAGTTGCCCGATCCGTCTCCGGAGCCGGGTGAGCTGCTGGTCGAGGGCCTGTTGGCGGGGGTGTGCCCGACCGACACCGAGGTCGTGGAGTCCGAGCACGGGATACCGCCCCCGGGCGGGGGACGCATGGTGCTGTTCCACGAGTCACTGGGCAGGGTGCGCCACGCCCCCGCCATCAGCGGCTTCCGGGAGGGCGATCACGTCGTGGGGGTGGTTCGCAGGCCCGATCCCCTGCCGTGTGCGGCGTGCGCGGCCGGGCAGTGGGACTTCTGCCGCAACGACGAGTTCACCGAGTGCGGCATCCGGGGACTCGACGGCTTCGGATCGCAGCGCTGGACCGTCGAGCCCAGGTTCGCCATCCCGGTGCCCAGCTCGCTCGGGGAGCTCGGGGTGCTCACCGAACCGGCCTCGATCGTCGAGAAGGCTTGGGAGCAGGCCGAGTTCGTCATGCGGCGTTCCTACTTCACACCCCGCCGGGTGCTGGTCACGGGGGCCGGGCCGATAGGACTGCTGGCCGCGTTGCTCGGCAGGCAGCGGGAGCTGGAGGTGCACGTGATGGACCGGGTCTCCGGCGGGGTCAAACCGGACCTGGTGCGCGAGCTGGGGGCCTATTACCACAACTCGCTGGACGAGCTCGACTCAGCCCCCGACCTGGTGTTCGAGACGACCGGTTCGGGGGAGGTGGTGTTCGACGTGCTGCGCCGGACCGGCCGGAACGCGGTCACGGTGCTGCTCGGGATCTCCGGGGGCGACCAGACGATGCGGATCCCGGCCGGGACCGTCAACGACGGGCTCGTGCTGGAGAACGCCACCTTGCTCGGCAGCGTGAGCGCGAACCTGCGGCACTACCACGGGGCGGTCCAGGCGCTGGACGACGCGGACAGGGGCTGGTTGAACGGCCTGATCTCGCGCCGGGTGCCGCTGTCCGACTGGCAGCGAGCGCTGCGCGCGGAGCGGGACGACGTGAAGGTCACCGTGCGGCTGGCGGACTGA
- a CDS encoding ESX secretion-associated protein EspG, producing the protein MTLEMLGRLLGVPVRGYPLELPYPGGDRLTTLRAAERAHEELVANGLADEHQLKEEVREAVLLLGEPEVAVGILANDDRGEWLARAASGGDRAVLVEQLGDTVEFTWLPGEDWHFRLAGMLPSMRPAPGNAVSTTRAASNEPMADDGPDPVLLHNGRTARGSSDMRDVARVFAARRNGSGHFAPHVTGPSGDLRELPALSWVDTELGCYAVRDEPVRGHNRTTFTPVDNSELGRLLRDHLTTGGPRR; encoded by the coding sequence TTGACGCTGGAAATGCTGGGACGCCTGCTCGGAGTGCCGGTGCGGGGTTATCCCCTGGAGCTGCCGTATCCGGGCGGGGACCGGCTCACCACGCTGCGCGCCGCGGAGCGGGCGCACGAGGAGTTGGTGGCCAACGGCCTGGCCGACGAGCACCAGCTGAAGGAAGAGGTGCGGGAAGCCGTCCTGCTGCTGGGCGAACCCGAGGTGGCCGTCGGGATCCTGGCCAACGACGACCGGGGCGAGTGGCTCGCCCGTGCGGCCAGCGGCGGAGACCGGGCCGTGCTGGTGGAACAGCTCGGCGACACCGTGGAGTTCACCTGGCTTCCCGGCGAGGACTGGCACTTCCGGCTGGCTGGAATGCTCCCGTCGATGCGCCCCGCACCGGGAAACGCGGTGAGCACGACACGCGCGGCCTCGAACGAACCGATGGCGGACGATGGGCCCGACCCGGTGCTGCTGCACAACGGACGGACGGCACGTGGTTCGTCGGACATGCGGGACGTGGCGCGGGTGTTCGCGGCACGGCGCAACGGTTCCGGGCACTTCGCTCCGCACGTCACCGGCCCGTCCGGCGATCTCCGAGAACTCCCAGCGCTGTCCTGGGTGGACACCGAGCTCGGCTGCTACGCCGTCCGCGACGAACCGGTGCGTGGCCACAACAGGACCACCTTCACCCCCGTGGACAACTCGGAGCTCGGACGGCTGTTGCGGGACCACCTGACAACGGGCGGACCACGGCGGTGA